From one Lotus japonicus ecotype B-129 chromosome 3, LjGifu_v1.2 genomic stretch:
- the LOC130749386 gene encoding probable galacturonosyltransferase 12 gives MQLQISPSLRHVTILSGKGLKEFIKVRVASRRLSYWMLFYSLLFFTFLLRFVFVLTAVDSIDGENKCSTIGCLGMKLTPKVLGRSLESTVPEVIYGILDQPLSKDGLEGRYDVPQTLEEFVSQMKEGGYDAKTFARKLREMVTLMEQRTRMAKVQEYLYRHVASSSMPKQLHCLELRLASEHTNNAAARLQLPSAELVPVLVDNSYFHFVLASDNVLAASVVAKSLVHNSLQPQKVVLHIITDRKTYYSMQAWFSLHPLSPAIIEVKALHHFDWFAKGRVPVMEAMEKDQNVRSRFRGGSSAIVANATEKPTVIAAKLQALSPKYNSVMNHIRIHIPELFPSLYKVVFLDDDIVVQTDLSPLWNIDMNGKVNGAVETCSGDDKFVMSKRLKSYLNFSHPLISENFDPNECAWAYGMNIFDLEAWRKTNISFTYHYWVEQNIKSDLSLWQLGTLPPGLIAFHGYVHTIDPFWHMLGLGYQENTSFADAESAAVIHFNGRAKPWLDIAFSQLRPLWTKYVDFSDNFIKSCHIRAS, from the exons ATGCAGTTGCAGATATCACCAAGTTTAAGGCATGTCACAATACTTTCAGGAAAAGGGTTGAAGGAATTTATCAAAGTGAGGGTTGCATCAAGGAGGCTTTCTTATTGGATGCTCTTTTATTCACTCCTGTTCTTCACTTTTCTTCTTCGGTTTGTATTTGTTTTGACAGCAGTGGATAGCATAGATGGTGAAAACAAGTGCTCTACCATAG GTTGCCTTGGAATGAAACTGACGCCAAAGGTTTTGGGAAGAAGTCTTGAATCAACT GTCCCAGAAGTTATATACGGAATATTAGATCAACCCCTTAGCAAAGATGGACTGGAGGGAAGATATGATGTTCCTCAAACTTTAGAAGAGTTCGTGTCCCAAATGAAGGAAGGTGGATATGATGCCAAGACATTTGCACGTAAACTACGAGAAATG GTAACCCTAATGGAACAAAGGACCAGGATGGCAAAAGTCCAGGAATATTTATACCGTCATGTAGCATCAAGCAGCATGCCAAAACAGCTTCACTGTCTTGAACTGAGGCTAGCCAGTGAGCACACGAACAACGCCGCAGCGCGCCTTCAGCTACCCTCTGCAGAACTTGTCCCTGTCCTTGTTGACAATTCCTACTTCCACTTTGTCCTTGCCTCAGACAATGTGCTTGCCGCCTCCGTGGTTGCCAAATCACTTGTTCACAACAGCTTGCAGCCTCAGAAAGTTGTTCTGCACATAATAACTGATAGAAAGACTTATTATTCAATGCAAGCTTGGTTTTCATTGCACCCTTTATCACCAGCTATAATTGAGGTCAAGGCCTTGCACCATTTTGACTGGTTTGCAAAGGGAAGAGTGCCTGTGATGGAGGCCATGGAGAAAGATCAAAATGTGCGGTCACGGTTCAGAGGGGGTTCATCAGCTATTGTTGCAAATGCTACTGAGAAGCCGACTGTTATTGCAGCAAAGCTGCAAGCACTTAGTCCCAAGTATAATTCAGTGATGAATCACATTAGGATACATATTCCAGAG TTGTTCCCAAGTCTTTACAAGGTGGTCTTCCTAGATGATGACATTGTGGTACAAACTGATCTATCTCCTCTGTGGAATATTGACATGAATGGGAAAGTCAATGGAGCAGTAGAAACATGCAGTGGAGATGATAAGTTTGTGATGTCAAAGAGATTGAAAAGCTATTTGAACTTCTCTCACCCTCTAATATCAGAGAATTTTGATCCCAATGAATGTGCATGGGCTTATGGCATGAACATTTTTGACCTGGAGGCATGGAGGAAGACCAATATAAGCTTTACATACCATTACTGGGTTGAGCAG AATATAAAATCAGACCTCAGTTTGTGGCAGCTAGGGACATTACCTCCTGGATTAATAGCATTCCATGGTTATGTCCATACTATTGATCCTTTTTGGCACATGCTGGGATTAGGATATCAGGAAAATACAAGTTTTGCTGATGCTGAGAGTGCTGCAGTCATCCATTTTAATGGCAGGGCAAAGCCATGGCTAGATATTGCTTTTTCACAACTAAGGCCACTGTGGACCAAGTATGTTGACTTTTCGGATAACTTCATTAAGAGTTGTCACATTAGAGCATCATAA
- the LOC130748060 gene encoding transcription factor ILR3-like: MVSRENTNWLFDYGLIDDIPAPEVTFTVPPSGFTWPSSQPLNSSSNVVGVEIDGSLGDSDSLKEPGSKKRVRSESCSATSSKACREKLRRDKLNDKFVELGSILEPGRPPKTDKAAILIDAVRMVTQLRGEAQKMKDTNMGLQEKIKELKTEKNELRDEKQRLKTEKERLEQQLKSMNAQPSFMPPPQALPAAFAAQGQAHGNKLVPFISYPGVAMWQFLPPAARDTSQDHELRPPVA, encoded by the exons ATGGTTTCCCGGGAAAACACCAATTGGCTCTTCGATTACGGTTTGATCGACGATATTCCCGCCCCTGAGGTCACCTTCACTGTCCCTCCCTCCGGATTCACCTGGCCCTCCTCTCAACCCTTGAATTCCTCTTCCAATGTCGTCGG TGTTGAGATTGATGGCTCATTAGGGGATTCTGACAGTCTCAAAGAGCCTGGTTCGAAGAAGAG GGTCAGATCTGAGTCATGTTCTGCTACTAGCTCCAAAGCATGCCGGGAGAAGTTGCGTCGAGACAAACTTAATGACAA GTTTGTTGAACTGGGCTCCATATTGGAGCCTGGAAGACCTCCCAAAACAGACAAGGCTGCTATCCTGATTGATGCTGTCCGAATGGTGACTCAGTTAAGGGGTGAAGCCCAGAAGATGAAAGACACTAATATGGGTCTTCAAGAGAAGATTAAAGAGTTAAAG ACTGAGAAGAATGAGCTTCGTGATGAGAAGCAGAGGCTCAAGACAGAGAAAGAGAGGTTGGAGCAGCAGCTGAAATCTATGAATGCACAACCTAGTTTCATGCCCCCCCCTCAAGCACTCCCTGCTGCATTCGCTGCACAAGGCCAAGCCCATGGCAACAAGTTAGTGCCATTTATCAGCTATCCAGGAGTTGCCATGTGGCAATTCTTGCCTCCTGCTGCGCGTGATACCTCACAGGATCACGAGCTTCGTCCACCAGTTGCCTAA
- the LOC130749658 gene encoding thioredoxin-like protein CXXS1: MAGKQQLKKSKVVKIDSQKSWEHHITDATIKGCPVMVHFSAYWCVPSIAMNPFFEELASTYQGVIFLKVDVDEVKEVASKFQIKAMPTFLLMSGGAPVDKTVGANSDEIRKKIDHFIHQTHSSKSI; the protein is encoded by the exons atggcAGGGAAACAACAGCTCAAAAAGTCCAAGGTTGTGAAAATTGACTCACAGAAATCATGGGAACACCACATCACTGATGCTACAATTAAAGGCTGTCCT gttATGGTTCATTTCTCTGCTTATTGGTGTGTGCCTTCTATTGCTATGAACCCTTTCTTTGAAGAACTGGCCTCCACCTATCAAGGTGTAATCTTTCTGAAGGTGGATGTGGACGAGGTTAAG GAAGTTGCCTCCAAGTTCCAAATCAAAGCCATGCCTACCTTTTTGTTGATGAGTGGAGGAGCTCCAGTAGATAAAACTGTGGGAGCAAATTCAGATGAGATAAGGAAAAAAATTGATCATTTTATTCACCAAACTCATTCCTCCAAATCAATCTGA